Proteins from one Desmodus rotundus isolate HL8 chromosome 9, HLdesRot8A.1, whole genome shotgun sequence genomic window:
- the LOC112298777 gene encoding C-C motif chemokine 4: MKLCVTALSLLVLGAAFCSPVLSAPMGSDPPTACCFSYIQRQLPRDFVVDYYETSSLCSQPAVVFQTKRGRQICANPSEPWVQNYISDLELN, translated from the exons ATGAAGCTCTGCGTGACTGCCCTCTCGCTCCTCGTGCTGGGGGCTGCCTTCTGCTCTCCCGTGCTCTCGGCCCCAA TGGGCTCAGACCCTCCCACTGCCTGCTGCTTCTCCTACATCCAGCGGCAACTACCTCGTGACTTCGTGGTGGATTACTACGAGACCAGCAGCCTTTGCTCCCAGCCAGCTGTGGT ctTCCAAACCAAAAGGGGCAGGCAAATCTGCGCCAACCCCAGTGAGCCCTGGGTCCAGAACTACATAAGCGACCTGGAGCTGAACTGA
- the LOC112298882 gene encoding C-C motif chemokine 3-like 1, with the protein MLKNFPPHPRIPFPHPPGAYKEQGRCLRPAKGRSRQQAPTPVSALATPAPTRHLCGIMKVCAAALAVLLCTAALCSQVSSVPLGADTPTACCFSYTSRQVPRKFIVNYFETSSQCSNPGVIFLTKRGREVCAHPREAWVQEYVTDLELNP; encoded by the exons ATGCTTAAAAATTTCCCACCTCACCCCCGGATTCCATTTCCCCATCCGCCAGGGGCCTATAAAGAGCAGGGGAGATGCCTCCGTCCTGCAAAGGGACGCAGCAGGCAGCAAGCGCCCACTCCTGTCTCTGCTCTCGCAACGCCCGCGCCCACACGCCACCTGTGCGGCATCATGAAGGTCTGCGCGGCTGCGCTGGCCGTCCTTCTCTGCACCGCGGCCCTCTGCAGCCAGGTCTCCTCGGTACCAC tTGGTGCTGACACTCCAACCGCCTGCTGCTTCTCCTACACCTCCCGGCAGGTTCCGCGTAAGTTCATAGTCAACTATTTTGAGACCAGCAGCCAGTGCTCCAATCCCGGCGTCAT CTTCCTAACCAAAAGAGGCCGGGAGGTCTGTGcccaccccagggaggcctgggtCCAGGAATATGTCACCGACCTGGAGCTGAATCCCTGA